From the genome of Candidatus Binatia bacterium:
CGGTCCGCGTGTTCGATCTTATCGACGCCGGCGACCGGCCGTCCGACGTCGAGTTCGTCCGGGGCGACATCCGCGACGCCGACGCCGTGCGCCGCGCCTGCGCCAACGTCGACGCGGTGTACCACAACGTGGCCCAGGTGCCGCTGGCCAAGGACCGCCGCCTGTTCCGTTCCGTCAATTGCGGCGGCACGGCCAACCTCATCGAGGCGGCGCGCACAGCCGGCGTGCGCAAGATCGTCCACACCTCGTCCAGCGCCGTATTCGGCATTCCCTCGCACAATCCCGTCGACGAGCACGTCGAGCCGCACCCGGGCGAAGCCTACGGCGCGGCCAAACTCGAAGCCGAAAGGCTCGTCGAGGCGGCAGTACGTACCCACGGCCTCGACGCGACTATCGTCCGGCCCCGCACCGTGCTCGGCCACGGACGCCTGGGGATCTTCCAGATCCTCTTCGACTGGGTAGAGGAGGGCCGCCGCATTCCCGTGCTCGGCAGCGGCGCCAACCTTTATCAGTTCGTCCACGCCGACGACCTCGCCGACGCCTGTATCCGGGCCGCCGCACGCGCCGGCTTCGCCGTGTACAATGTCGGCGCCGAGCGCTTCGGCACCATGCGAGAAACGCTGGAGGCGCTGTGCCGGCACGCCGGCACCGGCAGCCGGGTCTATTCCCTGCCCATGGCTCCGGCGGTAGCGGCGATGAAGCTCACCAGCGCCCTGCGGCTTTCGCCACTCGGCGCCTACCACGCCCTCATGTACGGCCGCAGCCTGTACTTCGACATCGCCCGGGCCAGGTCCGAACTCGGCTGGCAGCCGCGGTGGTCGAACGAGGAAATGATTTGCGAGAGCTACGACTGGTACCTGTCCCACAAGGACGACGTCTTGCGCGCAACTGTCGGCTCGGCGCACCGGTCCCGGGTGCGACAGGGCATCTTGCGTCTCGTCCGACAGCTATCCTGACCGCGGCACGCGGAGCCGGAAGAAGCCGATCCGGAACGGCCCGCGCGCGTAACGCAGCAACGAATAGCCCTGCGTGTCGAGTTCCGCGACAACCAGCGGCTCCGCATCGTACCGCTCGTGCACTGCACGGCAGGGCGCCGTCATCGGATCGGGAGTCGGCTCGTCATCGCCAAAGGCGAAGTAGCAGAACATGCCCTGGTAGTAGATCAGGTCGTCCCCGGCCTGCGGCCACGGAACCTCACCGGCGGCGGCCCGGCGCACGTCGACCATTCCGTAGCGCTTGCCCGCACGCGAGAGCAGAAATTGCGGAAAGGCGTCCAGGCTGCGGAAGCTGACGTCCACCGCGGTCAGCAGCGTGGCGCTCTCCGGCAGCGCCGGCACCGTGCGTTCGAGAAACGCCCATTGCAGTTGCTGATCGCGCAACTCGGTCACGAAGTCCTGCCGGGTGACCACGATCAGCGTCGCCAACGCCGCCAGGCCGCAGCCCCCAAGCGCCACCGCCGTCCGACGCCGGCGTCCCCATAGACCCATCCACCACGGCGCCACCCCCGCCGCGATCGGGACCGTGAAGCCCATCGGCAACAACTGCGACCGCAGGTTGTACTGCGGGTTGCTGAACACGGAGAGCGAAAGCAGCGTGTAGCCGACGAACGCGAGGATCGCCCACAGCATCAGACCGGCCTGGTGTCGAACCCCCCACGCCAGCCCGATCGCGAGCAGAACCCAGTACGCCACCGGCGTTACCGCCGCGTCCAACAGCACCAGATTCTTCAGGTAATGCCCCACCTCCGGCAACCGTAGCGCCGGCCCCGAGCCCGCCCCGACCGCCTCCCGCAACTCGAACACACGGGGCAACAGCAACTCGGCCAGCACCACCAGTGCCAGCAACGTCCCCCCCGTAATCAGCACGCGCCACGAACGCGGCTGCGCCAACAGTACCAGTCCGACCAGAATTGCCGGGAAGAAAACCATCTCCGGCCGTGCCTGCATGGCCAGAGACAGCGCCGCCGCCGTGAGCAAAGCGTCGGTAATGCGGCGGGTCCGCAAATAGAGTGCGAACAAAGCCAGAGTCCAGAAGCCAAGTGTCATCGCCGGCACGAAGAGGTCCTCCGCTCCCGAGAACCGCAGATGCTGGGGCAACACACAGAGAAGGACTGCCGCACAGATGGCGCGCGGCCAGTTGCCGACCAGCGCGAGGTCGAACAGGGCGACGGCAGGAACGGCCAGTGAGGCTAGAACCGCATTGGTCATGAAGATGACCCGCACGTCGTCGGGCCGGCCGCTGACGGCGCCGGCCAACCGATACAGCGCGGGTCCCGTCTTGCCGTACTGCGGGGCGATCTCCTCGGACAGATACGCCGAGATCGTTTCGGCGGTATGGTAGTACTCGTGAAGGAACGTGTGTGGCGAGAGCCACAGCCGCAGCGCCAGCCCGACGATCCAGACCAATCCCAGCGTCACAACGGTGGACGACGACGGCCGCTGCGCCCGCCACTCGCGCCGCAGAACCAGTGCGGTCCCGACGACCAGACAGACGAACGTGGCCACCAGGAGCCAGTAGCTCGGCCGCATGAACACGATGTCTCGATACACCGGGCATCAAACTGCCCTCGATTCCCGCGAATTGCCAGCCTCGATCCCTGCAACCGGATGTGCCGCCGCGATCTCGCGCCGCGACCTACCGCGCGGCGAGTTCCCATCCTTTCCGGCTGGGGTTTTCCGGGGTACGGTGCTAGGGGTGGAGTTCGTTCCGAGGACAGCCGGTGCAGACCGATAGTTGGCTCCGCCGCCGCACGGCGCTCCACGATCGCTATCTCGAGGTCGCACGTGTCGGCGATGCGTCCCGCCTCGCCTACCTGCGCGGGCCGGAAACGGTCTGGACCGAAGAAGAGGTCGCCGCGCTGTGGCACCGGGCGGTGCGCAACCCGGTCAGCGCGCTGGAACCGCTCAACTGCGTCTACGTGCATGTGCCGTTCTGCAAGGCCCTCTGCTCGTTTTGCAATTACGACCGCCTGCGGCCGTCGTCGCCGGCGCTGCTGAAGACGTGGCTCACGCGCGTCTTACGGTCCATCGAGATCATCGGCCCGGCGGTACGGCCCCTGACGTTCCATTCGCTGTACATGGGAGGCGGCACGCCGTCGGTGTTGCCGGCGCCGCTGCTGCACGAGCTGTTCGAGGCGCTCGACCAGGCGCTGAAGTGGCACCCGCGCGCCTCGCGCAAGCTCGAGTTCGACCCGGCGGTGATGAACCGGGATCGCCTCAAGGTGCTGGCGGCGCACCGCTTTACGCAGCTCTCCTTCGGTATCGAAACGCTGGACCCGGAGATCAACGCCCGTCACAACCGCGGCCGACAGGGCATCGAGACGATCGAACGGTGCTTCGCCGATCTCAAGGCCGTCGGCGTGTCGGACGTGGCTTGCGACTTCCTGCTCGGGCTGGAAGGCACGACACCGGAAGGCATGCTCGCCGAAATGGAAACCGTACTGCGGCGCTTCAAGCCCATCTGGCTCGACATCTTCATGCTCACGCCGACGCACACTTACGTCGCCAAGCACTTCGGCGGCTCGTGGGAGGCGTTCTGGTCGCATCTCGGCCGTTTCGAAGCCATCGTACCGCCGGCACTGCCGGCGCTGGCGGAGCGGACGGGCTACGTGGTGCGCATGGGACGCGGACACCACATGATGCTCGAACTGCCGCGTCGCAAGGCGCCGCCGCGGCTGAAGTCGATCCTTCTCAAGCTGCTGCGCTTCAAGGAAGCCCCGCGGGGACGCTACTTCTACACCGCCCTGACAACGGAATCGCGGCGGCCGCTCAACGTCCTCGGTCTCGGCCGCTCGGCACGGTCCGGCATCTTCGCGACCGCCGCCTTCGCGGCCCACGATCCCGACGACGATCCGGCCGTCGCAGGCCCCGCCAGCTACGCCGGCAACCTGGTGGACGTAACCGACGAGGCCCGGACCTTTCTCGCTCATTACCTGCGCGACAACCACGTGGTCGACCGTGCCGAGTTCAGGCAGATTTTCGGGGGCGACATGCCGGAGGTGATTCCGCAGGCCCTCGCCGGCTGGGCGCACGAAGGCACCGCCCGCCTCGACGAGGACGCGCTGCGGTTCGTGCCCCAGGACCGCCGCGAACGTATTCGGAGTCTGCTCTGGCTGGTGCCCGAGGAAGCGATCGAATTCGATCTGGCCCACTTCGGACAATTGGAACTCTCGCCCGCCGGCGTGGCGCAACTCGTTCGACCCCTCAAGCCCGGCACCAACCTCGCGGGCGGCCACACCTTCGAGGGCGCCGACGGCACCCGACTGATCGTTCGCACTCCGGGGGGCGAACGGCTGCGCCTGCGCATCGCGCCGGAACTCGCCGAGGGCACGCCCCTTCGGCTCGTGCTCGACGGCGCACCGGTCTCGGCAGACCCGGTCACCTTACGTCAGGCGGTAGCGCAACTCCGTAGCGTGCTGACGCACCACCACCGGCAACAGGCCCGCCGCCCGCCGGCGGAGACGCCTTGATCGCGCCGCCAGCAGGTCGACCGCCCGTGGCCCCGAACCCGTCGTCGTCGGCTGTGCTGCAAGACGATCTCGATCCCTGACCCACGTCGCGCCATGGATAGGCACCGGGGGGCTGGCCCCAACGAGTACTTTCTGGTCATCGATATGCCCGTCTTCCGGCGGCGCTATCCGCCGGAGCTGCTGCGGCCGGGCGCACTGCACACCGCACGGATCGCGCAAGGATTGCGCCGCCGACTGGGCCGACGCAACGTCCTCGGACTGGCGTTCTACCCGTGGCACGATCAGTCGACTCTGTGGTGGTTCGAGCAGGGCATGCTGACCCTGCTCGCCGCCACCGGCTGGCCAACCGTGTGGGTCACCGATGCCCGTTACGCGTTCGACGACGACCGGCTCACCGAACTCAAGGGGGCCGTTTCGATTGTCCGCCAGTCCGGCGACGATCCCGACTGGCACCCGCCCGGCGGAAACTTCGACACCGTTATCGCCCTGTTCCCCAACGATCGGGCGACCCGGGCGGCCGCCACCCTGGGGGCGACGCTGGTGACCTTCGCGATCAAGAATCTTCACGAGGACGAACCCGTACTCGTCGAGACGCCGCCGCCCGGCACGCCGTTGTGGCATGCGTTCGCCGGGTCGACGAACTTCATGAACGCCGCCTACGACCGGCTTCTGGACGGCGTGCCGCGCGCCGGGTTGCTCGGCAAGACGGCGCCGGCCTGGCGGCTCATGGGCGCGCCGTTTCCGACCAATCGCTACTATTTCCCGCTGCGCCCGACGACGCCGAAGTGCGACGCCCTGATCTTCGGCAGCAAATCCCGGGATTACGACACGGTTCTCGCGGCCCTGGCGCGTACCGGCGCCGGTCGGATCGCGGCCCTGGTCGATACCGGCCACGTGGACGAGATCGAAGCGACGATCCGCCGTTACGGCCTGGCGGCAGACGTCCACGCCGAGGTCGCACACACGCGCTTGCTGGAATTGATCGAGCGCACGCGCATCGTCCTCAACCCGATCATGCCGCCGGCGGAGAGCCACTACTCGATGAGTGTTCCGCTGGCGATGGGCCGGCCGATCGTGGCCACCGATCTGCCCTCGACCCGGCCCTTCGCCGGACCCGGCGTGCGCCTCGCGAACATGGGCGACGTCGACGCCTGGGCCGCAGCCATCGGCCGATTCGGCGCCGAAACCGCCGATGCACTGCCGCACCGTGGCGCACTCACGCAGGGACTGGAGCGCCATGATCTCGACCGTTTCTTCGCCTCGGCCCTGCTCGCCACTCTCGGCGGCAACCGTCCGTCCCCGCCGGGGTGATCCTCGCGGTCGGTCCGCGGCGGCGCACTCCGTCTATAGCGGGGTACGCCGGGCGTCGTCGTCTTCGCACACCCCCACTTCGCCTTCGAGAAACTCGCGCACCGCAGCACGGCCCGGCATGACATCCTCCGTCGATCGTCCCGTGCGGCGCGCCTCGCCGGCGAGCAACTCCGGCATCATGGCATCGAGCTGTGCCCATGCCGTCGGTTCGCGTTGGCGAACCTCCCCGGCGTAACCGCGCGACGCCGCCCAGTAGTGCACCATCGGCCAGTAGAACTGGTACCAGACCAGTTCCTCGTCGACGGCGCCCCGACGCATGAGAAACGCCACCTCGTCGAAGAAGTCGAGAACCGCATCGACGTCATCGCTGCCCCGGCCTTCCAGCAGCGCCGCCGCCGCCCCTCCCCGCACGTCCAGCATCTCCTCGCCGCTCCATTCGGCGCGCAGTTGCCAGAGCGAGGCCAGCCCGGCGTTGAAGCGCGACAGCTCGCTCTGTCGCCGCACCTGAATCACGACCGCAACGGCGGTGACCATCGCGGCGCCCGCCGTTATCAGAGCCGCCGCGGCCAGCCATGCCACCCACGACCCGAATACGGTCCGTTCACTCATCGTGGTTACCCCCGACCGGACTCACAGATACGCTCCGAGAATGCTGTACAACAGGACCGCGAGCACGCCGAGCGTAACGCCGACGTACAGCCAGTCGTGCTGCAACGCGAAGGCGAGGGCCGACAGCGCCACCCGGGCAACCGGCGTGGCCAACAGCAGCACGAGGCCCAATTGCATGAGGCCACCGCTGCGGCCACCGAGGGCCTGGCCGGCAATGCCACCGATCTCTTCGAGCGTCGCCGGCTCGCCCCTGAATACCGTGTAGCTCGGCATCTCCGTCCCGTGCCGGTAAAGGTAAACGGCGGCGCCGGCAAGCACCACAACGGCCGCCAACAGAAGACCGCCGCGCAGCAACAGCGCCACCATCGTTTCTATACGGCGATCGCTCCACCGCCGGCCCGCGTCCGTCATCATCACATCCGTCCGGTAAGCCCGTTGTAGATCATCTGCACGCCGAGCCCCGACAACACCGCCGTGAAGAGTATGCGTAACGCCCGACTGTCGACCCGCACCAGCACCCGCGCCCCGCCCAGCGAGCCGACGAGAACACCCAGCATCACCGGCATCGCCAACCCCGGATCGATATACCCGTGCCGCAAGTACAGGCCCGCACTGGCCGCCGCGGTTACCCCGATCATGAAGTTGCTCGTCGTCGTCGACACCTTGAACGGCAAACGCATCGCCCAATCGAGCGCCAGAACCTTCACCGCTCCGGAGCCGATGCCGAGCAGGCCAGAGAGGATGCCCGCAACGCCCATCAGGGCGAACCCGGCCGGGACGTTGCGCACGCGGTAAGCGCACGGCCCGGTTGCCGTGGGATACGTGCTGTCGAAACGCAGGCGCGAGGCCAGCGGGTCGGCCGGCGCCGCGGCAATCGCGGGATCGGTCCGCCGCAGCGACAGCGCCGCCGAGATTAGCAGCACCACCCCGAAGACGACGGCGATCGTGCCGGTCGATACAATCGCCGCCAGCGTCGCACCGGCAACGGCGCCGGTCGTGGTGGCGATTTCGAGGAACATGCCGACCCGGAGATTGCTGTAGCCGTCACGCACGTACGCCGAGGCCGCCCCGGAGGAGGTGGCAATAACCGAGATCAAGGCGGCCCCGGCGGCATAACGGATGTCGACCCCGAACCCGAGCGTCAGCACGGGAATAATCACCACACCGCCACCGAGACCGCTGAGCGCACCGACGAAACCCGCCAGAACCGCGGTGGCCCACACCGTGGCCGTGAATGTCAGAACGTCCAAGCGGTTCGTCCCCTGCCCTTACCGACCCTGCCACGCCGCATCGGCGGCAGGATAGTCGTAACGCGCACCGCCAGTCGAGCACCGCGGGTCCGCCGCGGCGACCGCGGCACGGCTCGGCTGCCCGCCCTTCCCGTCCCCTTGTCACGGCAACCGATGGCCGGTAGCCTCGGCGCGCTTCGTCAAGGAGGACATTTCATGGGCGATCGTCCGTTCAAGGTGCTCGGCCTGCAGCAAATCGCCGTCGGCGGTCCGAGCAAAGCGGCGCTGCGGCGGTTGTGGGTCGACGTGCTCGGCCTGACGCCGACCGGCACGTTTCGCAGCGAGACGGAAAACGTCGACGAGGACATTACCGCGGCGGGCGCCGGCGCTTTCAAGGTCGAGGTCGACCTGATGCAGCCCATCGATCCGGACAAGCGGCCGAAGGTACACGAACCGCCCCTGAACCATATCGGTCTGTGGATCGACGACCTGCCTGCCGCCGTCGCGTGGCTGACGCAACAGGGCGTGCGCTTCGCCCCCGGGGGCATCCGCAAGGGAGCGGCCGGCTTCGACGTTTGCTTCATTCACCCCAAGGGCAACGAGCAGGCGCCGATCGGCGGCGAGGGGGTGCTCATCGAACTGGTCCAGGCGCCGCCCGAGGTGGTCGACGCCTTCCGTCGCCTCGCCTAGGAGCCTTTCGGAGAAAGGCCTGCTGGTGCTTCGACAAGCTCAGCACGAGCGGGCTCTGCCTTTACTTCACAGCATCTCCCGCTCGCCCTGAGCCCGTCCAAGGGCGAGGGCCCGCTGGTGCTTCGACAAGCTCAGCACGAGCGGGCTCTGCCTTTATTTCACAGCACCTTCCGCTCGCCCTGAGCCCGTCGAAGGGCGAGGGCCCGCTTTCTCCGACAGGCTCCTAGCCACCCGCATACTCGTCGGTTATCATCGCCGCCGCATGTATCCCGTGATCCTGCAACTCGGCCCGGTGACCATCTACAGCTACGGCTTGATGATGGCGCTGGGCTTCCTGACCGCCGGCTACCTCACGGGCCGGGAAATGAACCGCCACGGCCTCAACGGCGAGCTGGCGTCGGCCATGGTTTTCTGGGCCGCGGTCGGCGGTCTGGTCGGGGCCCGACTACTTGCCATCGGCGACGAGTGGTCGAGTTTCGTGGCGGATCCCGTCGGGTTCATGCTCAGCGGCTCCGGCTTCGTCTTCTTCGGCGGCCTGATCGGAGGCTTCATTGCCGTATCCCTGACGATCCTGCGCCACGGACTTCCCTGGGCGGTTACGGTCGACTGCATTGCCCCCGGCCTGGTGCTGGCGCAGGCCCTCGGACGAATCGGCTGCCAGCTTGCCGGCGACGGCGACTGGGGACGCGAAACGACGCTGCCGTGGGGCATGGCGTATCCGAACGCCATCGTCGGATGGGACTACCCGCCCGGCGTGCGCGTGCACCCGGCGCCAATCTACGAGACCCTCGCTTACAGCGCCGTGTTCCTCATCCTGTGGAGAATGCGCACCCGGCCGCACGCCCCCGGCAATCTCTTCTGGTGGTATCTCGTTCTCGCCTCGGGGGCGCGGTTCGCGATCGAGTTCGTACGCATCAATCCGCGCCTGCTGTTCGGCCTGTCCGAGGCGCAACTCATCGCCCTCGGCCTGATGGCGATCGGCGCGTGGCGGCTGCTGGCCGCCCGCACCGTGCCGGCGCCCGCGCCGGGTTCCGTCCGGTCCGCCAAGTCATGACGGCACGGCCCGCCGCGGTCGTCGCACCGCTTGCCGTTCTGCTCATCGCCCTGCTGGTT
Proteins encoded in this window:
- a CDS encoding NAD-dependent epimerase/dehydratase family protein; the protein is MPSHPMTTRALITGGSGYFGSVLRDRLHAAGVAVRVFDLIDAGDRPSDVEFVRGDIRDADAVRRACANVDAVYHNVAQVPLAKDRRLFRSVNCGGTANLIEAARTAGVRKIVHTSSSAVFGIPSHNPVDEHVEPHPGEAYGAAKLEAERLVEAAVRTHGLDATIVRPRTVLGHGRLGIFQILFDWVEEGRRIPVLGSGANLYQFVHADDLADACIRAAARAGFAVYNVGAERFGTMRETLEALCRHAGTGSRVYSLPMAPAVAAMKLTSALRLSPLGAYHALMYGRSLYFDIARARSELGWQPRWSNEEMICESYDWYLSHKDDVLRATVGSAHRSRVRQGILRLVRQLS
- a CDS encoding radical SAM protein; the encoded protein is MQTDSWLRRRTALHDRYLEVARVGDASRLAYLRGPETVWTEEEVAALWHRAVRNPVSALEPLNCVYVHVPFCKALCSFCNYDRLRPSSPALLKTWLTRVLRSIEIIGPAVRPLTFHSLYMGGGTPSVLPAPLLHELFEALDQALKWHPRASRKLEFDPAVMNRDRLKVLAAHRFTQLSFGIETLDPEINARHNRGRQGIETIERCFADLKAVGVSDVACDFLLGLEGTTPEGMLAEMETVLRRFKPIWLDIFMLTPTHTYVAKHFGGSWEAFWSHLGRFEAIVPPALPALAERTGYVVRMGRGHHMMLELPRRKAPPRLKSILLKLLRFKEAPRGRYFYTALTTESRRPLNVLGLGRSARSGIFATAAFAAHDPDDDPAVAGPASYAGNLVDVTDEARTFLAHYLRDNHVVDRAEFRQIFGGDMPEVIPQALAGWAHEGTARLDEDALRFVPQDRRERIRSLLWLVPEEAIEFDLAHFGQLELSPAGVAQLVRPLKPGTNLAGGHTFEGADGTRLIVRTPGGERLRLRIAPELAEGTPLRLVLDGAPVSADPVTLRQAVAQLRSVLTHHHRQQARRPPAETP
- a CDS encoding DUF1634 domain-containing protein — its product is MMTDAGRRWSDRRIETMVALLLRGGLLLAAVVVLAGAAVYLYRHGTEMPSYTVFRGEPATLEEIGGIAGQALGGRSGGLMQLGLVLLLATPVARVALSALAFALQHDWLYVGVTLGVLAVLLYSILGAYL
- a CDS encoding sulfite exporter TauE/SafE family protein, translating into MDVLTFTATVWATAVLAGFVGALSGLGGGVVIIPVLTLGFGVDIRYAAGAALISVIATSSGAASAYVRDGYSNLRVGMFLEIATTTGAVAGATLAAIVSTGTIAVVFGVVLLISAALSLRRTDPAIAAAPADPLASRLRFDSTYPTATGPCAYRVRNVPAGFALMGVAGILSGLLGIGSGAVKVLALDWAMRLPFKVSTTTSNFMIGVTAAASAGLYLRHGYIDPGLAMPVMLGVLVGSLGGARVLVRVDSRALRILFTAVLSGLGVQMIYNGLTGRM
- a CDS encoding VOC family protein, encoding MGDRPFKVLGLQQIAVGGPSKAALRRLWVDVLGLTPTGTFRSETENVDEDITAAGAGAFKVEVDLMQPIDPDKRPKVHEPPLNHIGLWIDDLPAAVAWLTQQGVRFAPGGIRKGAAGFDVCFIHPKGNEQAPIGGEGVLIELVQAPPEVVDAFRRLA
- a CDS encoding prolipoprotein diacylglyceryl transferase, producing the protein MYPVILQLGPVTIYSYGLMMALGFLTAGYLTGREMNRHGLNGELASAMVFWAAVGGLVGARLLAIGDEWSSFVADPVGFMLSGSGFVFFGGLIGGFIAVSLTILRHGLPWAVTVDCIAPGLVLAQALGRIGCQLAGDGDWGRETTLPWGMAYPNAIVGWDYPPGVRVHPAPIYETLAYSAVFLILWRMRTRPHAPGNLFWWYLVLASGARFAIEFVRINPRLLFGLSEAQLIALGLMAIGAWRLLAARTVPAPAPGSVRSAKS